One stretch of Paenibacillus sp. AN1007 DNA includes these proteins:
- a CDS encoding baseplate J/gp47 family protein, with protein MYEQETFEVILTRMLDKVPDGVDKREGSIIYDALAPAAVEMAQMYIELDINANLKFADTASGEYLDRAVAWSGITRKPPTKARWSASFRDNAGKPVDVPLESRFSTGERVYRAVERITAGQFLLESEVAGAEGNEYTGTLLPIDYIAGLTTAELNKLLVPGEDEETDQALYDRYQDKVSRPVTSANKYQYELWARENSGVGKAKAFPLWNGPGTVKVALLNNEMHAPAEGIIEAVQQYIDPTQDGMGEGAAPIGPVVTVVGAEEVPIDIEVQVTLASGSTYEGVESLIETGVTAYLKELAFADPLVRWTRIANVILDIPPVIDYSNLLVNGGMSNLEIAPGAVAVLGTVKVT; from the coding sequence ATGTATGAACAGGAAACATTTGAAGTCATATTGACCCGGATGTTGGACAAGGTTCCGGATGGCGTGGACAAGCGGGAAGGCAGCATCATCTATGATGCCCTCGCTCCAGCAGCGGTGGAGATGGCCCAGATGTATATTGAATTGGATATCAACGCCAATCTGAAATTTGCGGATACCGCTTCGGGTGAGTATCTGGATCGCGCGGTAGCGTGGTCAGGCATTACCCGCAAACCGCCTACGAAGGCGCGTTGGTCTGCAAGCTTTCGAGATAATGCGGGCAAACCTGTGGATGTTCCGCTGGAAAGCCGTTTTTCGACAGGCGAACGAGTATATAGAGCTGTGGAGCGGATCACCGCAGGGCAATTTTTGCTCGAAAGTGAGGTTGCTGGTGCGGAAGGCAATGAGTACACCGGGACACTGTTACCCATTGATTACATTGCAGGACTGACCACCGCCGAATTAAACAAATTGTTGGTTCCAGGGGAAGACGAGGAGACCGATCAAGCTCTGTATGATCGTTATCAGGACAAAGTTTCTCGCCCGGTCACAAGTGCGAACAAGTATCAATATGAGCTGTGGGCGCGGGAAAATTCCGGAGTTGGCAAAGCGAAGGCATTTCCGCTGTGGAATGGTCCGGGCACGGTTAAGGTGGCTTTGCTCAATAATGAGATGCATGCTCCTGCTGAGGGCATCATTGAGGCCGTGCAGCAGTATATCGATCCTACGCAGGATGGCATGGGCGAAGGGGCCGCCCCCATAGGCCCTGTTGTCACAGTTGTGGGGGCGGAAGAAGTCCCCATTGATATCGAAGTACAGGTTACACTCGCTTCAGGATCAACGTATGAAGGCGTGGAATCTTTGATTGAGACGGGGGTGACGGCATATCTGAAAGAACTGGCTTTTGCTGATCCGCTCGTTCGTTGGACAAGGATTGCCAATGTCATTCTGGATATTCCGCCTGTGATCGATTACAGCAATCTGCTGGTCAACGGCGGCATGTCCAATCTGGAGATTGCACCGGGAGCTGTCGCTGTGCTGGGGACGGTGAAGGTGACGTGA
- a CDS encoding DUF2634 domain-containing protein: MIPQGSQIGGEDQEEVSVLPSLTYVLQASGQRIGRLQLDGKEAVKQAVYKVLSTRRYEHLIYSPDYGMEWSWEGISGKSMVESELERWIQEALLPDDRISEVTEFHFVHEPDGVKVSFTVTTDFGSFRQETEVNMNV, translated from the coding sequence ATGATTCCTCAAGGTTCTCAAATAGGTGGAGAAGATCAGGAAGAAGTTTCGGTGCTTCCGAGTCTAACTTATGTGCTTCAGGCTTCAGGGCAGCGCATTGGAAGGCTTCAGTTAGACGGAAAAGAGGCAGTTAAACAGGCAGTGTACAAAGTTTTGTCCACACGTCGTTATGAACATCTGATTTATTCGCCTGATTACGGCATGGAATGGTCTTGGGAAGGTATTTCCGGGAAATCCATGGTTGAATCCGAACTGGAACGCTGGATTCAGGAAGCACTTCTTCCAGACGACCGAATTTCGGAAGTCACCGAATTTCATTTTGTCCATGAGCCGGATGGAGTCAAGGTTTCTTTTACCGTAACAACGGATTTCGGAAGCTTCAGACAGGAGACGGAGGTGAACATGAATGTATGA
- a CDS encoding DUF2577 family protein: MMLDVIKKAAVAAVDAKSPVQIMYGSVTNTQPLEITVEQRLALSDPFLVLTESVAQKSWMMGDSALLLRVQGGDSYVVLDRLVKP; encoded by the coding sequence ATGATGCTTGATGTGATTAAAAAAGCGGCGGTGGCCGCTGTAGATGCCAAGTCACCCGTACAGATTATGTACGGAAGCGTGACGAACACGCAGCCTTTGGAGATCACCGTGGAGCAGCGGCTTGCACTGAGTGACCCTTTTCTCGTACTCACGGAATCGGTAGCCCAAAAAAGCTGGATGATGGGAGACTCGGCTTTGTTGCTGCGTGTACAGGGTGGGGACAGTTATGTTGTATTGGATCGGCTGGTGAAGCCATGA